The DNA window TGGCGTCAGCATCAGCCCCGATGGCCAAACCGTAGTCTCCGCGTCTAGTGACCATACCCTGAAGGTGTGGGACCTGGAGACGGGCCAGGAGCAGCGCACCCTCACCGGACATACTAACTTTGTCAATGGCGTCAGCATCAGCCCCGATGGCCAAACCGTAGTCTCCGCGTCTAGTGACCATACCCTGAAGGTGTGGGACCTGGAGACGGGCCAGGAGCAGCGCACCCTCACCGGACATACTTTCGCTGTCGAGGGCGTGAGCATCAGCCCCGATGGCCAAACCCTTGTCTCCGCGTCTAGGGACAAGACCCTGAAGGTGTGGGACCTGGAGACGGGCCAGGAGCAGCGCACCCTCACCGGACATACTGCCTCTGTCTTTGGCGTCAGCATCAGCCCCGATGGCCAAACCCTTGTCTCCGCGTCTAGTGACCATACCCTGAAGGTGTGGAACCTGGAGACAGGTCAGGAGCAGTGCACCCTCACCGGACATACTTCCTTTGTCAATGGCGTCAGCATCAGCCCCGATGGCCAAACCCTTGTCTCCGCGTCTTGGGACAAGACCCTGAAGGTGTGGGACCTGGAGACGGGCCAGGAGCGGCGCACCCTCACTGGACATACTGACTTTGTCGAGGGCGTGAGCATCAGCCCCGATGGCCAAACCCTTGTCTCCGCGTCTTGGGACAAGACCCTGAAGGTGTGGGACCTGGAGACGGGCCAGGAGCAGCGCACCCTCACCGGACATACTTCCACTGTCAATGGCGTGAGCATCAGCCCCGATGGCCAAACCGTAGTCTCCGCGTCTAATGACAATACCCTGAAGGTGTGGGACCTGGAGATGGGCATGGAAGTGATGAGCTTCACGGGAGAAGGCGCGTTTCGATGTTGTGAGATTGCCCTAGATGGTCGCACCGTCATTGCTGGAGATTTTGGGGGGCAGCTTTACTTTCTGCAGCTAGAAGGCCCCAGCTTTTCAGACGGCGGGGAGGTCATCTCATGACTTAAATCGTTCTAATATCCCTCCAATTCCTGCCTTAACGTTCGGGGTGTTCTTTCACAACCGAAGGCTATCGATGTCGCATTTCAATACTTGAACGTTCCACTATCTTTTGCCCGAATTTATCTGCCCTACCCTCATGACTGCCCAAACCATTCTCTTTCTCGCTGCAAATCCTAAAGATACTCAGCCTCTTCGATTGGATCAGGAGTTAAGGGATATTGGTGAGGGTTTACAGCGGGCTCAACATCGAGATGAGTTTAAGCTTGAACAGCGACTGGCGGTTCGCCCCCATGATATTCAGCGGGCCATGCTAGATCTGAATCCCCAGATCGTTCATTTCTCAGGCCATGGGAATGGGGATGAGGGCTTGGCCTTTGAGGATGTCAGTGGCAACACCCAGTTGGTCAGTGGTGAGGCGATTGCAGACCTGTTTAACCTGTTTGCCGATCAACTGCGCTGCGTAGTCCTCAATGGCTGCTATACCGAGGTGCAAGCAAAGGCCATCTCAGAACATATTCCCTATGTGATCGGGATGAAACGGGCGATTGGGGATAAAGCGGCGATCTCCTTTGCCGTGGGATTCTATGATGCCCTGGGGTCAGGACGAGATGTGGAGTTTGCCTTCAAGTTGGGCTGCACCGCCATTCGTATGGAAGGCATTGAAGAACATCTCACTCCCGTTCTGATTAAAAAGCCCATTACAGAGGAAACTAAGGATCAGGATCAACCCAAGGCTCAAGCTCGTCCAACACCTACGCCTTCTCCCATGACTCCAAACGCCGATGCCCCCTTAGAGGTCTTTATTTCCTATTCCCATAAAGACGATGATTTGCGAGAAGAGTTAGACATCCATCTCTCCAATCTGAAACGACAGGGGAAAATTGCTGCTTGGCATGATCGGGCGATTGAAGCAGGGGAAGAATGGGAAACCCAAATCAAAGGCCATCTGGAGTCCGCTCAAATCATTCTGCTACTGGTCAGCCCACCCTTTATGGCCTCTAACTATTGCTATGACATTGAGATGCAACGAGCGATAGACCGCCATAACGAAGGCACAGCCCGAGTCATCCCTATTATTCTGCGTCCCTGTGACTGGAAAGGGTCACCCTTCAGTAAGCTTCAGGTACTCCCTAAAGATGCCAAGCCCGTGACGAAATGGGCTGATCGCGATGAGGCATTTTTGGATGTCGTCAACGGGATACGGAGGGCGGTAGAGACCCCACTAAAAAAGTAGACAACTCTTCGTCAGGGCACAGTCCACCAACGGAGAGTCATCAGGGCCAGGGACCAGAAGCCTCGTCATCTTCCCAGGCAAGTCCCCCTCATAACCTCCCTCGCAGCGGTGTCGTTAAATTTGTCGGTCGTGACCAAATGCTGCAGGACTTGCACCAGCTCCTCCAAAAGAACAATCCAGTAGCCCTCACTGCATTAGCAGGCATGGGTGGGATCGGAAAGACTGAACTTGCCCTGCAATATGCCATCTCCCAGCTCGATCAGGGTCAGTACCCTGGAGGACTTTGCTGGCTGCGAGTGAAAGGCCAGGAGCTAGCCGCCCAAATTATCGAATTTGCCCAGACCAAGTTAGTCCTGACCCTCCCGGATAGACTCGATGAAGACCAACAGGTGAGTTATATCTGGGGGCAATGGCCCATCGGAAAGGTGCTGATTATTTTTGATGATGTGATGGACCTTAAGACTGTCCAACCGTACTTACCGCCATCAGATCCACGGTATAAAGTACTGATCACCACCCGACAGGATTTAGGTCTATCCGTTCATTCCCTTTCCATTAAAGAACTGAGCGATACGAGTGCCTTATCCCTACTGAGAACCTTAGTTGGAGCCGACCGCATTGATGCTCAGCTCGACGATGCCCAAGCCTTATGTGAATGGGTGGGTAAATTGCCCTTGGGACTAGAGTTAGTGGGACGGTATCTAGCCAGAAAGCCAGACTGGTCCCTCCAAAAGCTGATCAAGCGACTTGACTCCAAGCGACTGGAAGCCAAAGCCCTGACGACTCCAGCATCAGGAATGACCGCACAGTTTGGGGTCGCTGCTGCGTTGGAATTAAGCTGGGTAGAGCTGAATGAGGCAGAGCAGGAACTGGCTTGCTTTTTGGGGATGTTTGCGGTTGCTCCTATTCCTTGGACTTTGGTTGAAGGATGTCTATCCGAACAGGATAAGGATGACTTAGAAGACATCAGAGATGAAGGTTTGAAAGATAGGAACCTACTCAAACGAATAGAACAGAGTACCTACCAACTCCATCAAATTGTTCAGGAGTTCTTTCGGATTAAGTTGAATGAGGATTCCGAACAGGGGAAATCCCTCAAAGCCGATTATTGCAGAGGAATGGTTGCAGTTGCTCAGGGTATTGATGACAGTCCAACGCTTGATGTGATTGCCCAGATGAGTGCCAGCATTCCCCATCTAGAGGAACTGATCAACCAGTGGATTGACCACCTCGGTGATGATCAATTGATTTGGCCCTATGTCGGTATTGGTCGATTTTATGAAGGGCAAGGGAACTATGCATTGGCTTTACCTTGGAGACAAAAATGCCTGGAACAGACTCAACAAAGATTGGGCACCGAACACCCCGATGTCGCTCTTAGCCTCAATAACCTGGCATTACTCTACGACAACCAAGGACGGTATGAGGAGGCAGAACCCCTCTATACACAAGCTTTACAGATGACACAGAAGCTCTTGGGCAACGAACACCTCTCTGTCGCTCTTAGCCTCAATAACCTGGCAGGACTCTACGAGAACCAAGGACGGTATGAGGAGGCAGAACCCCTCTATACACAAGCCCTACAAATGAAAAAGAAGCTCTTGGGCAATGAACACCTCTCTGTCGCTCTTAGCCTCAATAACCTGGCAGGACTCTACGAGAACCAAGGACGGTATGAGGAGGCAGAACCCCTCTATACACAAGCCCTACAAATGAAAAAGAAGCTCTTGGGCAATGAACACCCCTCTGTCGCAACTAGCCTCAATAACCTGGCAGCACTCTACAAAAACCAAGGACGGTATGAGGAGGCAGAACCCCTCTATAAACAAGCCCTACAGATGAGACAGAAGCTCTTGGGCAATGAACACCCCGATGTCGCTGGTAGCCTCAATAACCTGGCAGCACTCTACGACAACCAAGGACGGTATGAGGAGGCAGAACCCCTCTATACACAAGCCTTACAAATGACACAGAAGCTATTGGGCAATGAACACCCCTATGTCGCTCTTAGCCTCAATAACCTGGCAGCACTCTACAAAAACCAAGGACGGTATGAGGAGGCAGAACCCCTCTATACACAAGCCTTACAAATGACACAGAAGCTATTGGGCAATGAACACCCCTATGTCGCTCTTAGCCTCAATAACCTGGCATTACTCTACAAAAACCAAGGACGGTATGAGGAGGCCAAATCTTATTTAAAGCAAGCACTAAAGATAGTAGAGGTCGTCTTGGGTCCAGAGCATCCTTCTACTCGGACCATGCAAAATAACTTAGAGTCCATCCCCTAGAAAGCCACCAACCAAGACCAAATCAATCAAAGTCAGTCCTGGCAAGAACTTCATGTTGTTAGTCGAGATCGCAAACGTACAGCAATCGCCACCTATATAGAGTTGTATGGCATACCGATAGCTATTCTCGTGCTTTTATAGCACTACGAAACTGTGTTAGTACTATAAATAGAAGCT is part of the Acaryochloris marina S15 genome and encodes:
- a CDS encoding tetratricopeptide repeat protein, which translates into the protein MLQDLHQLLQKNNPVALTALAGMGGIGKTELALQYAISQLDQGQYPGGLCWLRVKGQELAAQIIEFAQTKLVLTLPDRLDEDQQVSYIWGQWPIGKVLIIFDDVMDLKTVQPYLPPSDPRYKVLITTRQDLGLSVHSLSIKELSDTSALSLLRTLVGADRIDAQLDDAQALCEWVGKLPLGLELVGRYLARKPDWSLQKLIKRLDSKRLEAKALTTPASGMTAQFGVAAALELSWVELNEAEQELACFLGMFAVAPIPWTLVEGCLSEQDKDDLEDIRDEGLKDRNLLKRIEQSTYQLHQIVQEFFRIKLNEDSEQGKSLKADYCRGMVAVAQGIDDSPTLDVIAQMSASIPHLEELINQWIDHLGDDQLIWPYVGIGRFYEGQGNYALALPWRQKCLEQTQQRLGTEHPDVALSLNNLALLYDNQGRYEEAEPLYTQALQMTQKLLGNEHLSVALSLNNLAGLYENQGRYEEAEPLYTQALQMKKKLLGNEHLSVALSLNNLAGLYENQGRYEEAEPLYTQALQMKKKLLGNEHPSVATSLNNLAALYKNQGRYEEAEPLYKQALQMRQKLLGNEHPDVAGSLNNLAALYDNQGRYEEAEPLYTQALQMTQKLLGNEHPYVALSLNNLAALYKNQGRYEEAEPLYTQALQMTQKLLGNEHPYVALSLNNLALLYKNQGRYEEAKSYLKQALKIVEVVLGPEHPSTRTMQNNLESIP
- a CDS encoding TIR domain-containing protein — its product is MTAQTILFLAANPKDTQPLRLDQELRDIGEGLQRAQHRDEFKLEQRLAVRPHDIQRAMLDLNPQIVHFSGHGNGDEGLAFEDVSGNTQLVSGEAIADLFNLFADQLRCVVLNGCYTEVQAKAISEHIPYVIGMKRAIGDKAAISFAVGFYDALGSGRDVEFAFKLGCTAIRMEGIEEHLTPVLIKKPITEETKDQDQPKAQARPTPTPSPMTPNADAPLEVFISYSHKDDDLREELDIHLSNLKRQGKIAAWHDRAIEAGEEWETQIKGHLESAQIILLLVSPPFMASNYCYDIEMQRAIDRHNEGTARVIPIILRPCDWKGSPFSKLQVLPKDAKPVTKWADRDEAFLDVVNGIRRAVETPLKK